The Thermocrinis sp. genome includes a window with the following:
- the nuoD gene encoding NADH dehydrogenase (quinone) subunit D: MPWMNKVSAERVKSEFKEVEIEYTKHTTNLHVKKEKLIDLLTFLKNKEGYRHFIDFSCIDFPDKKERFQGVYILYNPDENERVIVKTWAKDGKLPSVEKLWACARWAEREAYDMFGVEFEGHENLRRMFMWEGYEYFPLRKDFPIQGFPEVELPSLTEVMHGRTDPPSHDYELLHTKVATLEDLERTEKARLKKKAQLVLNWGPLHPGTHGTIWFLFDLDGENVVQCDVILGQLHRGMEKIAENLYYFQFLPYTDRMDYISAICNELAYVNAVEKLLGVEVPEKARYIRTMFAELQRINSHLLWLGTGALDLGALTVFLYAFREREKIMDIIEGNAGYRLTTAFLRIGGVHYDLAEGTLDVVKAFIKDFPERLKEYHQLLTRNRIWLRRTKDVGVITREDVFNYGLTGPVARGSGVPYDIRKLEPYAAYEEVDFDVPVGEVGDVYDRYLVRMEEMVQSLRIIEQCVSKLEKLPKSAPYINKEHPAVMAPKEEVFKDLEDMVKNFRIVVHGESAPPGEVYASGENPRGELGFYIYSTGGSKPYRLRIRSGALYNLSIFPKLIEGRTIADAIALLGSLDPVVGETDR; the protein is encoded by the coding sequence ATGCCTTGGATGAACAAAGTTTCTGCAGAGAGGGTAAAGTCTGAGTTTAAAGAAGTAGAGATAGAATACACAAAGCACACCACAAACCTTCACGTCAAAAAGGAAAAGCTTATAGACCTTTTAACCTTTCTGAAGAACAAAGAAGGATACAGACACTTCATAGACTTTTCCTGTATAGACTTTCCAGATAAAAAAGAGCGCTTCCAGGGGGTTTATATTCTCTACAATCCAGATGAAAACGAAAGGGTTATAGTAAAAACCTGGGCAAAGGACGGAAAGCTTCCCTCTGTGGAAAAGCTGTGGGCTTGTGCCCGGTGGGCTGAGAGGGAAGCTTACGACATGTTCGGAGTGGAGTTTGAAGGACACGAAAACCTAAGAAGGATGTTCATGTGGGAGGGATACGAATACTTTCCGCTAAGAAAGGACTTTCCTATACAAGGTTTTCCTGAGGTGGAACTACCCTCTCTAACTGAGGTGATGCACGGAAGGACAGACCCACCCAGTCATGATTATGAGCTTTTGCACACAAAAGTAGCCACCTTAGAGGATCTTGAAAGGACAGAAAAGGCAAGGCTAAAGAAAAAAGCCCAACTCGTGCTAAACTGGGGACCTTTACATCCGGGAACCCACGGCACCATATGGTTTTTGTTTGACCTGGATGGAGAAAACGTAGTCCAGTGTGACGTGATCTTGGGCCAGCTTCACAGGGGGATGGAAAAGATCGCAGAGAACCTATACTACTTTCAGTTTCTTCCATACACGGATCGTATGGACTACATATCCGCCATATGCAACGAGCTTGCCTACGTGAATGCGGTAGAAAAGCTCTTGGGCGTGGAGGTCCCAGAAAAGGCAAGATACATAAGAACCATGTTTGCAGAGCTTCAGAGGATAAACTCCCACCTTCTTTGGCTTGGTACAGGTGCCCTGGACCTTGGAGCTTTAACAGTCTTTCTGTATGCCTTTAGAGAAAGAGAGAAAATAATGGACATAATAGAAGGGAACGCTGGCTATAGGCTAACAACAGCCTTTTTGAGAATAGGTGGCGTGCACTACGACCTGGCAGAGGGCACCTTAGATGTAGTGAAAGCTTTCATAAAGGACTTTCCAGAAAGACTAAAAGAGTATCATCAACTACTAACAAGAAACAGGATTTGGTTAAGAAGGACAAAGGACGTTGGGGTCATCACAAGGGAAGACGTTTTTAACTACGGACTTACTGGACCAGTGGCAAGAGGTTCTGGCGTGCCTTACGATATAAGAAAGCTTGAGCCCTACGCTGCTTATGAGGAGGTGGATTTTGATGTGCCTGTGGGAGAAGTGGGAGACGTGTATGACAGATACTTAGTGAGGATGGAGGAGATGGTCCAAAGCTTGAGAATAATAGAGCAGTGCGTTAGCAAGCTTGAAAAGCTTCCAAAGAGTGCGCCTTACATAAACAAAGAGCATCCTGCGGTCATGGCACCAAAGGAGGAAGTCTTTAAAGACTTAGAGGATATGGTAAAGAACTTCAGAATAGTGGTCCACGGGGAGAGCGCTCCACCTGGAGAGGTATATGCCAGCGGAGAAAATCCAAGGGGAGAGCTTGGCTTTTACATATACTCCACTGGAGGCTCCAAGCCTTACCGCCTGAGGATAAGGTCTGGAGCCCTTTATAACCTTTCCATCTTTCCAAAGCTTATAGAGGGAAGGACAATCGCAGACGCTATAGCTTTGCTGGGGAGCCTAGATCCTGTGGTAGGAGAAACGGACAGGTAA
- the nuoH gene encoding NADH-quinone oxidoreductase subunit NuoH translates to MAELGLSLFIALVKVLLILGIFLGIGAYLTWFERKLAGHIQGRLGPKLVGPFGLLQPLADGLKLLTKESVIPDRADKVVYYLAVVLALAPAIMLFSVIPFGPSFSLFGVEIKPIVADVNIAILLVFAFGSLLVYGTIFSGWASNSKYAFIGSLRKAAVIIGYEVVLGFSVLGVILLAGTMSTTGIVQAQIERGVWFIVYQPVAFILYLFCMLAESGRVPFDIQEAEAELVTGYHVEYGGMRFGVFPLAEWYLNVMALSAIAVVLFLGGWSGPNIFGPLSPYLWFLIKMFGLVFFVLWLHWTLPRFQAKDITEIGWKIMLPLAILNVVLTAFVYYFV, encoded by the coding sequence ATGGCTGAGTTGGGGCTTAGCCTGTTCATTGCCTTAGTAAAGGTCCTTTTGATTTTGGGAATTTTTCTGGGAATAGGTGCTTATCTGACATGGTTTGAAAGAAAGCTGGCTGGACACATACAGGGAAGGCTTGGTCCCAAGCTGGTGGGTCCCTTTGGATTACTACAACCCTTGGCGGACGGTCTGAAGTTGCTCACCAAAGAGTCCGTAATACCCGACAGGGCAGACAAGGTAGTGTATTATTTGGCGGTTGTTTTAGCTCTGGCACCAGCCATCATGCTCTTTTCAGTTATTCCCTTTGGTCCAAGCTTTAGTTTATTTGGTGTAGAAATAAAGCCCATCGTTGCGGACGTAAATATTGCGATCCTTCTGGTCTTTGCCTTTGGATCTTTGTTGGTTTATGGTACCATATTCTCTGGATGGGCTTCTAACTCAAAGTATGCCTTTATAGGATCCTTGAGAAAGGCTGCGGTAATTATAGGTTATGAGGTGGTGTTAGGCTTTTCTGTGCTTGGGGTGATCCTTTTGGCTGGAACTATGAGTACCACAGGTATTGTGCAAGCTCAGATAGAGAGAGGCGTTTGGTTTATAGTTTATCAGCCTGTGGCGTTTATTCTTTACCTTTTCTGTATGCTGGCGGAGTCTGGAAGGGTGCCCTTTGACATTCAGGAAGCAGAGGCAGAATTAGTAACGGGTTATCATGTAGAATATGGCGGTATGCGTTTTGGTGTATTTCCTTTGGCAGAGTGGTATTTGAACGTAATGGCACTTTCTGCCATTGCGGTTGTGCTCTTTTTGGGTGGATGGTCCGGACCTAACATCTTTGGCCCCCTTTCTCCCTACCTTTGGTTTTTGATAAAGATGTTCGGTCTTGTGTTCTTTGTCCTTTGGCTTCATTGGACCCTTCCAAGGTTTCAGGCAAAGGACATAACAGAGATAGGTTGGAAGATCATGCTTCCCCTTGCGATCCTAAACGTGGTGCTAACTGCCTTTGTGTATTACTTCGTCTAA
- a CDS encoding succinate dehydrogenase/fumarate reductase iron-sulfur subunit → MLVRVKLYRNHESLFKEFDVSLEPNQTVLDILYTLKENYDPTLSFRSMCRAGICGTCGVKVNAKPVLACKTKVRELEDPITIEPLDNLPIIKDLVVDHSALIERLKKLRIWYEPLGNNLQIFKTNSMVEKSFECIACGLCDASCPVFLTNQGFGGPMSFLRIYKLTQDPRNSKKEESLLRIKNAYIQLCTHCKNCSMVCPLGLMPESIIRFEEAELIKKGLISQSLTNSFDFF, encoded by the coding sequence ATGCTGGTGCGTGTAAAGCTGTACCGAAATCATGAAAGTTTATTCAAAGAGTTTGATGTTTCCCTTGAGCCAAATCAAACAGTATTAGACATCCTATATACCCTTAAAGAGAACTACGATCCTACGCTTTCTTTTAGAAGCATGTGCAGGGCTGGGATATGTGGAACTTGTGGCGTAAAGGTCAACGCAAAACCAGTGCTTGCATGCAAAACCAAAGTAAGAGAGTTAGAAGATCCAATAACTATTGAACCCCTTGACAACCTACCCATCATAAAAGACTTAGTGGTGGATCATTCAGCATTGATAGAACGCCTCAAAAAGCTAAGGATTTGGTATGAGCCTCTTGGTAATAATCTTCAGATATTCAAAACAAACTCTATGGTGGAAAAAAGCTTTGAGTGTATAGCCTGTGGTTTGTGCGATGCAAGTTGTCCAGTCTTTCTAACCAACCAAGGCTTTGGTGGTCCTATGAGTTTTTTAAGAATTTACAAACTAACGCAAGACCCAAGAAATTCAAAGAAAGAAGAGAGTCTTTTGCGAATAAAAAACGCGTATATTCAACTTTGCACTCATTGCAAAAACTGTTCTATGGTGTGCCCACTGGGACTGATGCCAGAAAGTATTATAAGATTTGAAGAAGCTGAACTAATAAAAAAAGGCCTTATTTCCCAAAGTCTTACCAACAGCTTTGACTTCTTTTAG
- a CDS encoding isoprenyl transferase — MQKIPKHLAIIMDGNGRWAQERELPRIAGHCEGVKRAEEIVYACQDLGIKFLTLYTFSTENWKRPAEEVKALFELFEGYLSKKITELKEKNIKLRFIGRKDRVPKTTLKIMEEAEEQTKDCSSLTVILAVDYGGRDEIIRAVNKILSSGIKSVTEEEFSKFLDLAGIPDPDLLIRTAGEERISNFLLWHIAYTEFYFSPVYWPDFTKEELLKALEDFSCRKRRFGAVL; from the coding sequence ATGCAAAAAATACCAAAACATTTAGCCATAATTATGGATGGAAACGGGAGGTGGGCACAGGAGAGAGAACTGCCAAGGATAGCGGGGCATTGTGAGGGAGTAAAAAGGGCAGAAGAGATAGTGTATGCGTGCCAGGATTTGGGAATAAAATTCTTAACCCTTTACACCTTTTCAACGGAAAATTGGAAAAGGCCCGCAGAAGAAGTCAAAGCCCTGTTTGAACTTTTTGAAGGCTATCTGAGTAAAAAGATAACTGAGTTGAAAGAAAAAAACATAAAACTAAGGTTTATTGGAAGAAAGGACAGAGTTCCAAAGACCACTTTAAAGATCATGGAAGAGGCGGAAGAGCAAACAAAAGACTGCAGTTCCCTTACGGTGATCTTAGCGGTAGATTACGGAGGAAGGGACGAAATAATAAGGGCTGTGAATAAAATTTTGAGCTCTGGGATAAAGAGTGTAACAGAAGAAGAGTTTTCCAAATTTTTAGACCTTGCGGGCATACCAGACCCAGACCTTCTCATAAGAACTGCAGGAGAGGAGAGGATATCCAACTTTCTACTCTGGCACATAGCTTACACAGAGTTCTACTTTTCCCCCGTCTATTGGCCAGATTTTACGAAGGAAGAGCTACTAAAAGCTTTGGAAGACTTTTCTTGCAGAAAGAGGAGGTTTGGTGCAGTTTTATAA
- a CDS encoding phosphatidate cytidylyltransferase: MQFYKGRESVGILIGALTLLSAFFPDLLFLLFLLLLSFGIGRELSNALDAKKVSYFVPLVLLLSSYRLELGIFAVLAFGFLIAYLRWSLDSLLKSVLILTYAGLLPSFLLLVKSHNHWEFLKLVFFAYTVDTASYYAGKLFGKRPLAPRLSPKKTWEGLVGGALAGLLFFLIINKPVLFTIPFVLVALLGDLFKSFIKRQVGIKDFSQLLGEHGGLTDRFDSVLFICIFWTIVLI; the protein is encoded by the coding sequence GTGCAGTTTTATAAGGGAAGGGAATCCGTAGGAATACTTATAGGAGCTTTAACCCTACTTTCCGCATTTTTTCCAGACTTACTTTTTTTACTTTTTCTCTTACTTTTGTCTTTTGGTATTGGAAGGGAGCTAAGCAACGCACTTGATGCCAAAAAAGTTTCGTACTTTGTTCCCTTAGTCCTTCTGCTTAGTTCTTATAGGCTTGAGCTTGGTATATTTGCGGTTTTAGCCTTTGGTTTTCTGATAGCTTACCTTAGATGGTCCTTAGATAGTTTGCTAAAAAGCGTGCTTATACTGACCTACGCTGGGCTGTTGCCTTCCTTTTTACTTTTGGTAAAATCCCACAACCACTGGGAGTTTCTAAAGCTGGTTTTCTTTGCATACACAGTGGATACAGCCTCCTACTATGCGGGCAAGCTTTTTGGAAAAAGGCCCTTGGCTCCAAGGCTTTCTCCTAAAAAAACCTGGGAAGGTCTGGTGGGAGGCGCTTTGGCAGGACTGCTTTTTTTCTTAATCATCAACAAACCTGTCCTTTTTACTATTCCCTTTGTTTTAGTGGCTCTGCTTGGAGACCTTTTTAAGAGTTTCATAAAAAGGCAAGTGGGTATAAAAGACTTTTCCCAATTGCTTGGAGAACACGGTGGTTTAACGGACAGGTTTGATTCGGTGTTGTTTATTTGCATCTTTTGGACGATTGTATTAATATAA